In the genome of Montipora foliosa isolate CH-2021 chromosome 3, ASM3666993v2, whole genome shotgun sequence, one region contains:
- the LOC137995046 gene encoding uncharacterized protein → MASCYGECCYLWCLHSIFCWRRCFHRDEFLLENFYEEINPEEWKELDQKACKIRGKVSANIALTTTNIVSPPSQCHAATKKPENTERCFSLADYSARDFIKIDEDFRESKSTKTRLKSEKFRSYTEPDFISEMWQTRRGATARLKMLGEIFHRKKYARFKNKEAEYQGTIPKHDPLTKTNEPANSSKMHSFHGGMEFGYESTAKTKSNPRVKMRTKILTGRSQRPKRGMDEENTSESHETSSMFNEAWISFAAHVRRQGPGFSASCTQTLRTCDFTSVKEFYESEVQSNVTFNPLFEDDDSDDDKRRRHTRHRLHTIDEESEAYDSGS, encoded by the exons atggCATCGTGTTACGGGGAATGTTGCTACCTGTGGTGCCTACATAGTATCTTTTGTTGGAGAAGATGTTTTCATCGGGACGAATTTCTTTTAGAAAA tttCTATGAAGAAATTAACCCTGAAGAGTGGAAAGAACTTGATCAAAAAGCCTGCAAGATTAGAG GAAAAGTATCAGCTAACATTGCTTTGACGACGACAAATATCGTGTCGCCGCCCTCACAATGCCACGCGGCAACAAAGAAACCAGAAAATACTGAACGATGCTTCTCATTGGCAGATTATTCAGCGCGTGATTTCATCAAGATCGATGAAGATTTTCGTGAATCGAAGTCCACAAAGACGCGATTGAAAAGCGAAAAGTTTCGCTCATATACAGAGCCggattttatttctgaaatgtggCAAACACGAAGGGGAGCGACGGCCAGACTCAAGATGCTTGGAGAAATTTTTCACAGGAAGAAGTATGCAcgttttaaaaataaagaagcCGAATATCAGGGGACTATACCAAAACATGACCCGCTCACTAAGACAAATGAACCCGCAAATTCGTCCAAAATGCATTCTTTTCATGGAGGAATGGAGTTTGGGTATGAGAGCACAGCGAAAACAAAATCCAACCCCAGAGTGAAGATGCGAACAAAAATTCTTACGGGACGAAGTCAAAGACCGAAGCGAGGAATGGATGAGGAAAACACTTCTGAGAGCCACGAAACTTCTTCAATGTTCAACGAAGCTTGGATTTCTTTCGCTGCGCACGTAAGAAGGCAAGGTCCCGGATTCTCTGCCAGCTGTACCCAGACACTCCGGACGTGCGATTTTACTTCGGTTAAGGAATTTTATGAAAGCGAAGTTCAAAGTAATGTGACGTTTAATCCACTTTTCGAGGACGATGACAGTGATGACGACAAACGACGGCGGCACACGAGACATCGATTGCACACGATCGATGAAGAGTCGGAGGCGTACGATTCCGGATCGTGA
- the LOC137995047 gene encoding F-box/LRR-repeat protein 2-like, translating to MDCLPEIVILKVFSFLPITDLGRVAKVCSDWRRLAYDHSLWKSVNVKRQAAKIDEETLHMLIRTRFSHSLSILHLGGCKISLELLSELNRKCKSLKYLIFSRGSKLRPPSPPPKYTETTYEFPSQLELVELRPIKGDFSFLGRITRHFCEVKYLGIGNNSSKGAVPSMFTKMQRLVILDCTNCDTITDDVIGKVAECCPLLESFCLNGCKYVYGRTFCTLFRSCSRLRTLLLRYTPVRDDCFVIPEWKFVPVEELDISACSNITQIGLLSLVTNGRALRYLNLSYCGVGRAVTDAVLLQMARMETGTFLEMLDVRWSLTLTPEALYILSRSCPRLKCLGVYQSSSINPSAMAEVLRMLPKLQILEYGAFGKASISESMFFPNMIRHCEFIEAVSLINFASMDSVADAVLVNALVENCKCLKRINLCEPDPTLLDLVQELPPSTRAKVTQRWQCVLPPPDHTLDAIIARLKYRPPHPPH from the coding sequence ATGGATTGTTTGCCGGAAATTGTGATTTTGAAGGTATTTTCTTTCTTGCCCATCACGGACTTGGGGCGTGTCGCAAAGGTTTGCAGCGACTGGCGTCGACTCGCTTATGATCATTCGTTATGGAAATCCGTCAACGTGAAAAGACAAGCAGCAAAAATCGACGAAGAAACTCTGCACATGCTGATAAGGACAAGATTCTCTCATTCGCTTTCAATTCTTCATTTGGGTGGTTGTAAAATTTCGCTGGAGTTGCTTAGTGAACTGAATAGAAAATGCAAAAGTTTGAAGTATTTGATATTTAGTCGTGGATCCAAGCTTCGCCCGCCAAGCCCGCCTCCAAAATACACGGAAACCACCTACGAGTTTCCTTCACAGCTGGAATTAGTGGAATTAAGGCCCATCAAAGGAGATTTCTCTTTTTTGGGAAGAATAACGAGACATTTTTGCGAAGTGAAGTATTTGGGCATTGGCAATAACTCCTCCAAGGGCGCGGTCCCCTCGATGTTTACCAAAATGCAAAGGCTGGTTATCCTTGACTGTACTAACTGTGATACTATCACAGATGATGTTATTGGTAAAGTGGCTGAATGTTGTCCGCTTCTGGAGTCGTTTtgtttgaatggttgtaaataTGTCTATGGGAGGACATTTTGTACGCTTTTCCGATCATGTTCTCGATTACGAACGCTTCTTCTTCGTTATACTCCGGTGCGCGACGACTGCTTCGTGATTCCCGAGTGGAAGTTCGTACCTGTGGAGGAACTAGACATTTCAGCTTGCTCGAACATCACGCAGATCGGACTTCTTAGCCTCGTTACCAATGGGAGGGCCTTGAGATATCTTAATCTGTCTTACTGTGGCGTTGGTCGCGCAGTCACAGACGCAGTTTTGTTACAGATGGCCAGAATGGAAACCGGGACATTTTTAGAAATGCTCGACGTGAGATGGAGCCTGACTCTAACACCCGAGGCACTGTATATACTATCACGGTCTTGCCCCAGGTTAAAGTGCCTAGGAGTGTACCAGTCCTCTAGTATCAACCCTTCCGCGATGGCTGAAGTGTTACGAATGTTGCCAAAGCTACAGATTTTAGAATATGGAGCATTCGGTAAGGCAAGTATTTCGGAGagcatgtttttccccaacatGATACGCCATTGCGAGTTCATAGAAGCGGTTTCGTTGATAAATTTTGCGTCGATGGATTCCGTCGCCGATGCAGTTTTGGTGAACGCTTTGGTCGAGAACTGCAAATGCCTCAAGCGCATAAACCTTTGTGAACCCGATCCAACGCTGCTTGATTTGGTGCAAGAGCTGCCGCCCTCTACAAGAGCAAAGGTGACTCAACGATGGCAATGCGTGTTACCTCCCCCGGATCATACTTTAGATGCAATAATTGCGAGGTTGAAATATCGACCTCCTCACCCACCCCACTAA
- the LOC137997827 gene encoding uncharacterized protein encodes MKRSEQVSMMRSSDLSKGMTLRNAGENRRLVGHIQQLDLQLRSNLVNLQAEISELKLSSGRQRPRSSYGSQQIRTATIGISPPAVERINSETSSKPFLPAISAKQTALVGKEIEGVERPHLPRSPGTSRRRRIAPKSGNDQLSLSSTADLYRPKSSPNLNIGSSMAESVSSSPSFRQLSPLKQSSLEKDGFLVSRSSEDVSVSASPAQLNKRVRDFLQRPNTSSDERENVIGTNAANETPSKTIPKINIEQGEGDEINGTINSDVDENDLEGRGFLTDVDLFRNSLLLRASRDDGLSRSLPDLSSLGFMDFNEVIDQRLRKVRDDLPSEKEMRKIRYLRFRDEPAPLSLKEIFEKESQSSRDHLDKIDE; translated from the coding sequence ATGAAGAGATCTGAGCAAGTTAGCATGATGAGATCGAGCGATCTTAGTAAAGGAATGACACTGAGAAACGCAGGCGAGAATCGAAGACTTGTTGGACATATTCAACAACTCGATCTCCAGTTGCGCAGCAATCTTGTCAACTTACAGGCTGAAATTTCCGAGTTAAAGCTATCGAGTGGCAGACAACGACCAAGGAGTTCCTATGGTAGTCAGCAGATACGCACTGCGACGATTGGAATCTCACCTCCAGCCGTTGAAAGGATCAACAGCGAGACCTCGTCAAAGCCGTTTCTACCGGCGATTAGTGCAAAACAAACGGCGTTGGTTGGAAAGGAAATTGAGGGCGTCGAAAGACCTCACCTACCCAGAAGCCCCGGAACCTCCCGGCGACGGCGAATTGCACCTAAAAGCGGCAATGACCAGCTATCGCTTAGTTCAACAGCCGACCTATATCGACCTAAGTCTTCGCCGAATTTAAATATAGGCTCATCGATGGCAGAGTCCGTCAGTAGCTCGCCGTCCTTTCGCCAATTGTCTCCACTAAAACAGTCATCTCTCGAGAAGGATGGGTTCCTGGTGAGTCGAAGTTCTGAGGACGTAAGTGTGAGTGCGTCGCCCGCACAGCTGAATAAAAGGGTTAGAGATTTCTTACAGAGACCTAATACCAGCTCTGACGAACGTGAGAACGTGATCGGAACAAATGCGGCAAATGAGACGCCGAGTAAAACAATTCCAAAGATAAACATTGAGCAAGGAGAAGGAGATGAAATCAACGGAACTATAAACTCCGATGTGGATGAAAATGATCTGGAAGGTCGAGGGTTTCTGACCGACGTAGACTTGTTTAGGAACTCTCTGCTGCTCAGAGCCAGCCGAGACGATGGTCTCTCTAGATCTTTGCCTGATTTGTCTAGCTTGGGATTTATGGATTTTAACGAAGTCATTGATCAACGGCTAAGAAAGGTGAGAGATGATCTTCCATCTGAGAAGGAAATGAGAAAAATCCGCTACCTTCGATTTCGAGACGAGCCAGCCCCTCTGAGCCTGAAGGAAATATTTGAGAAAGAGAGTCAGTCCAGTCGAGACCATTTAGATAAAATTGATGAATGa
- the LOC137996177 gene encoding uncharacterized protein: MVAKFGGSKPLSDNPKKCKEMTLRFRRVVDHLPLALAIDTKPLESVDADKVLGVTIQSNLKWDLHINEIVAKASKSMHILRVLKRGGVPPADLLKVYFALIRSVLEYFCPVRHNALHVKLSDSIERIQKRALRIIFPALQYQEALATTGCVSLHTRRMELCSKLFRKINEPESRLRHLVPPTRSQVHGRSLRNKNRPSLISCKTERFKRSFFPAICLYARGM; this comes from the coding sequence ATGGTTGCAAAGTTTGGTGGCTCAAAACCTCTAAGTGATAACCCCAAAAAGTGCAAGGAGATGACTTTGCGTTTTCGTAGAGTCGTGGATCATCTCCCATTAGCCTTGGCCATTGACACTAAGCCCCTTGAGTCAGTCGATGCTGATAAAGTATTGGGCGTTACAATTCAAAGTAATCTCAAATGGGATTTGCACATTAATGAGATTGTGGCTAAGGCGTCAAAGAGCATGCACATTCTTCGTGTCCTCAAACGCGGCGGTGTACCACCTGCCGACCTACTTAAGGTTTATTTTGCGCTCATTAGGTCTGTCCTTGAATACTTCTGCCCTGTGCGGCATAATGCCCTCCACGTCAAACTATCAGATAGCATCGAGCGAATACAAAAACGGGCGCTGCGTATCATCTTTCCTGCACTGCAGTACCAAGAGGCCTTAGCTACTACCGGGTGTGTATCACTTCACACAAGAAGAATGGAGTTGTGTAGCAAATTATTTAGAAAGATAAATGAGCCCGAGTCCCGTCTTCGCCATCTTGTTCCACCGACTCGATCGCAGGTGCACGGCCGCTCCCTTCGCAACAAGAACAGACCATCCCTTATAAGTTGCAAAACTGAACGCTTTAAACGAAGTTTTTTTCCGGCGATTTGCCTTTATGCTCGTGGCATGTAA